One window from the genome of Leptospira johnsonii encodes:
- a CDS encoding 7TM-DISM domain-containing protein, with translation MSTVSPWGEIYPLKGDWEFSWKNLYSPNTGYVESGQYFPVPGIWRDYSPEFTWQGHGSYRLKIHKTPEQKNLAIYVPRIPGVYSVYFGKRMIFANGINGTNRADTEFLAHPNAQIYLLDSLDTELFVNVSNYKGNFLKGGIRNPFLIGDIDALKSKVVQELIWETLLVAIIFSVGLYHLIFFASYRKDLVPLFFSLFCFLVAFYSFVTSGLQYFLTPELSLDLRIRMEYFCEACLVPAVYMILKTMYPKQFGARWMTILMSSMFIFILSVFVLGEEELIYLYSFFMHVPPFYTLVLLAALGYAWWQKEDRARTVFLSGMILAVSMVNDVIWGLYEVYFLIPYSFPAALVGFIAFNSYIISLRFTKDLEKAETFAELQSKYNEQLRLNAEEKAKFATLVDQSVDKGFHSLINQLESKESSDKSLVKLKNELNQTLSGVRDILDLMHHQGGKEELVEEEMRKFVLKNPLFSHSEIQKVSQYLRIDECLQVQRIFSEAVKIGARRSGESKIFWGKEGDSILLRIETTGPAETKEEPSSLIEADLKLRTEKLGARFFLLSEPGKFEFELRLRP, from the coding sequence ATGAGTACTGTCAGTCCTTGGGGAGAAATTTATCCTCTTAAAGGAGACTGGGAATTCAGTTGGAAAAATTTATATTCACCTAATACGGGTTATGTGGAAAGTGGGCAATACTTTCCGGTTCCAGGGATTTGGAGGGATTATTCTCCTGAATTCACCTGGCAGGGACATGGTTCTTATAGATTAAAGATCCATAAAACTCCGGAGCAAAAAAATCTAGCCATCTATGTGCCCAGGATCCCAGGAGTGTATTCCGTATATTTCGGAAAAAGAATGATCTTTGCCAATGGGATCAATGGAACGAATCGGGCAGATACTGAGTTCTTGGCGCATCCGAATGCACAGATCTATCTATTGGATTCTTTGGATACCGAACTTTTCGTAAACGTTTCCAATTATAAGGGAAATTTCTTAAAAGGCGGGATCCGTAATCCATTCCTTATCGGCGATATAGACGCTTTAAAATCTAAAGTGGTCCAAGAGTTGATCTGGGAAACACTTTTGGTCGCTATTATTTTTTCCGTAGGTTTATATCACCTGATCTTCTTCGCATCTTATCGAAAAGATCTGGTGCCATTGTTCTTCTCGTTATTCTGCTTTTTAGTAGCCTTCTATTCTTTCGTAACTTCCGGGCTCCAGTATTTTCTTACACCTGAACTGAGCTTGGATCTTCGGATCAGAATGGAATATTTCTGCGAAGCATGTCTTGTCCCTGCAGTATACATGATTCTGAAAACAATGTACCCGAAACAATTCGGAGCCAGATGGATGACAATATTAATGAGCAGCATGTTCATTTTTATACTCTCCGTTTTTGTATTGGGAGAAGAGGAACTCATCTATCTGTATTCCTTCTTCATGCATGTTCCTCCTTTTTACACTTTGGTTTTATTGGCAGCGTTAGGATATGCTTGGTGGCAGAAGGAAGATAGAGCCAGAACAGTATTTCTTTCAGGGATGATACTTGCCGTATCTATGGTGAACGACGTTATCTGGGGACTATATGAAGTTTACTTTCTTATCCCTTATAGTTTCCCAGCGGCACTTGTAGGGTTTATCGCATTCAATTCATATATTATATCATTAAGATTTACAAAAGATTTAGAGAAGGCGGAAACTTTCGCAGAACTACAGTCCAAATACAACGAACAACTTAGACTGAACGCGGAAGAAAAAGCGAAATTTGCCACATTAGTGGACCAATCCGTGGACAAGGGATTTCATTCTCTCATCAATCAATTGGAGTCGAAAGAAAGTTCCGACAAATCTCTTGTAAAACTCAAAAACGAACTCAATCAAACACTCTCCGGTGTCCGGGATATTTTGGACCTGATGCACCATCAGGGAGGAAAGGAAGAATTAGTAGAAGAAGAGATGAGAAAGTTCGTCCTGAAAAACCCGTTATTCTCTCATTCGGAGATCCAAAAGGTATCTCAATATTTGAGAATAGACGAATGCCTCCAGGTCCAGAGAATCTTCTCCGAAGCGGTAAAGATAGGAGCGAGAAGGTCCGGAGAATCTAAAATTTTCTGGGGAAAAGAGGGAGACTCAATATTACTTAGGATAGAGACAACTGGACCAGCGGAAACCAAAGAAGAACCTTCTTCTCTGATAGAAGCCGACTTAAAATTGAGAACCGAAAAGTTGGGAGCAAGATTTTTCCTACTGAGTGAGCCAGGAAAATTCGAATTCGAACTCAGACTGCGCCCATAA
- a CDS encoding MBL fold metallo-hydrolase, with amino-acid sequence MDKIRTIDCGYVEAGLACAYLIVDGDRATFVENNTNYAVPYLLDALKEEGLGPESVDNIIITHVHLDHAGGTGKLISLCPNATVLAHPKAAPHVIDPTRLIKSSIQVYGEENYYKLYGEILPVPNDRVRTMSDGEELIWQKRTFKFLHTKGHANHHFCIYDNLTNGIFTGDTFGIGYTLFRKGKDSLLFPSTTPTDFDPEEAVLSIDKILATGADKAYLTHFGVWEDVRSGASQMKEGLNVMKNVLISAEKTGLEGEALVAFCEGRVRSYLEDQIRIRHLPFGEKEERFIGFDSQINAQGIAFKIERSRKSRK; translated from the coding sequence TTGGACAAGATTCGAACCATAGATTGCGGATATGTAGAAGCAGGACTTGCTTGTGCCTATCTGATCGTGGACGGGGACAGGGCCACATTCGTAGAGAATAATACGAATTATGCAGTTCCATATCTATTAGATGCATTGAAAGAAGAAGGACTCGGGCCTGAGTCGGTGGATAATATCATCATCACTCATGTTCATTTGGACCATGCAGGAGGAACAGGTAAGCTAATCTCTCTTTGTCCGAATGCAACTGTACTTGCTCATCCAAAGGCAGCACCTCATGTAATAGATCCAACTCGTTTGATCAAAAGTTCCATCCAGGTATACGGAGAAGAAAACTACTATAAGTTGTACGGTGAAATTCTGCCTGTGCCAAACGATCGCGTCCGAACCATGAGCGATGGAGAGGAATTAATTTGGCAAAAAAGAACATTCAAATTTCTGCATACAAAAGGACATGCAAATCATCATTTTTGTATTTATGATAATTTGACGAACGGGATCTTTACCGGAGATACTTTCGGGATCGGCTATACATTGTTCAGAAAAGGAAAGGACTCTCTATTATTTCCCTCTACAACTCCGACCGATTTTGATCCGGAAGAAGCGGTACTTTCCATAGACAAGATACTTGCCACAGGCGCGGATAAGGCTTATCTCACACATTTTGGAGTTTGGGAGGATGTTCGTTCGGGAGCTTCTCAAATGAAAGAAGGTCTTAACGTAATGAAAAACGTTCTGATCTCTGCGGAAAAGACAGGTTTAGAGGGAGAAGCTTTAGTTGCTTTTTGTGAGGGTAGAGTCCGTTCCTATTTGGAAGACCAAATCCGAATTCGGCATCTACCTTTTGGAGAAAAAGAGGAAAGATTTATAGGTTTCGACTCTCAGATCAACGCACAAGGGATTGCGTTTAAGATAGAAAGATCTAGAAAGAGTAGAAAATAA
- the dusA gene encoding tRNA dihydrouridine(20/20a) synthase DusA, whose product MSFEKKQPILYPVSVAPMMDWTDRHFRFFLRLITKHSLFYTEMVTTGAILRGDKHRFLRFSQQETPLSLQLGGDNPSQLGECAKIGEEYGYSEINLNVGCPSDKVQEGNFGACLMKDPDRVADCISEMDSKTSIPITVKCRIGVRGKETLEDLHEFVRSVSAAGAKRITVHARIAILEGLSPAQNRTVPPLRYEDVYSIKKSFPDLVIELNGGVKSISEIHSHLDKTDGVMIGRAAYENPFLFSDVDSEFFGAEPLNLSRREIFESMQEYVSSQTAEGEKPSRILRHLLGAFHEIRGARSYRRILTEKMHSNPGPRLLLEALGSIPDEYLDRKLGNPKIETKEVAHPVVSA is encoded by the coding sequence ATGTCTTTCGAAAAAAAACAGCCGATCCTATATCCCGTATCCGTGGCCCCGATGATGGACTGGACGGATAGGCATTTTCGTTTTTTCCTAAGGCTAATCACTAAACATTCTCTTTTCTACACCGAAATGGTGACAACCGGCGCTATCTTGAGAGGGGACAAACATAGATTCTTACGTTTCTCTCAACAAGAAACTCCACTTTCTTTACAGCTAGGCGGGGACAATCCTTCTCAACTTGGTGAATGTGCAAAAATAGGAGAAGAATACGGCTACTCGGAGATCAATCTGAACGTAGGCTGTCCAAGTGATAAGGTCCAAGAAGGAAATTTCGGAGCCTGTTTGATGAAGGATCCGGATCGAGTAGCGGATTGTATCTCCGAAATGGATTCTAAAACTTCTATCCCTATCACAGTAAAATGTCGTATAGGCGTTCGGGGAAAAGAAACATTAGAAGATCTGCATGAATTCGTGAGATCCGTAAGCGCAGCTGGTGCAAAAAGGATCACGGTACATGCAAGAATTGCAATATTAGAAGGCTTAAGTCCCGCCCAGAATAGAACTGTTCCTCCATTACGTTATGAGGATGTATATTCTATCAAAAAAAGTTTTCCGGATCTTGTGATAGAATTGAACGGAGGAGTTAAATCCATTTCGGAGATACATTCTCACTTGGATAAAACGGATGGAGTTATGATCGGAAGGGCGGCTTACGAAAATCCTTTTTTATTCTCCGATGTGGATTCCGAATTTTTTGGAGCAGAACCTTTGAACCTGAGTCGTAGAGAGATCTTCGAATCCATGCAGGAATATGTTTCTTCTCAAACTGCAGAAGGCGAAAAGCCTAGTCGGATCTTAAGACATTTGCTCGGGGCATTTCATGAGATCCGAGGTGCTCGTTCTTATCGTAGGATCCTTACGGAAAAAATGCATTCTAACCCGGGACCTAGATTACTTTTAGAAGCCTTAGGTTCCATCCCGGATGAATACCTGGATCGTAAATTAGGAAATCCGAAAATTGAGACCAAAGAGGTCGCACATCCAGTGGTTTCAGCCTAG